TGGCTCACCGCCGACAAAAATTTCCTTGCTCAGCGCTTTGAACGCATTTTGCCGCTACTGTCACTAACCACGACGCTCGTCCTGCGTCGCTTGTGACAATTATAGCACATCACAAGCGAACGCGATCCGGTACGATACGGGATACATTGATCGGCTGAAGAATGATTTTGCGCCTTCCCGTTTTCTTTCCTGCATTGCTTACAGCCTTCGCTTGTGCGGCCTCCGCCGCTCAAGCGCAGACGCGCGTTGGCGAAGCCGTGGTGATCCAGAACGATGTGGTTCGCGTCGCGGCGACGGCGACGCAGATCAACGTAGGCGACAGCATGCTGCGCGACGAGACCGTGCGCACCGGCGCCGACAGCGCCGCGCGCTTCGTCATGGCCGACAGCACCAACCTGTCGCTCGGGCCGAGCGCCACCCTCAAGCTCGACCGCACCGTCTTCAACGACGAGCACAGCTATCGCGACGTCGCGATCAGCATGACCACGGGCGCGTTCCGTTTCGTCACGGGACATTCGGAGAAGGCCGCCTACAAGATCACGACGCCGCTCGCGACCATCGGCGTGCGCGGCACCACGCTCGACATCCTCTCGCAGCGCAGCCGCTCCGTGGTCGTCTTGCAGGACGGCGCGGCCAATGTCTGCACGCTGAGCTTGCAGTGCGTGCAGCTTACGCAACCGGGCGACACCGCGATCATCACCTCGACGGGTGGCCGGACCACCATCACCAAGACCAGCACACCGCCCTGGACTTTTGCCGCGACCTGCACGGCGGCGGCCGGACTGTGCTCGGTCAACCAATATGCCGACGCTTCGCCGACCATCACGCCCGCCGTCCATGACGACGGCGTGCTGTGCGGACGGTGACGATGGCGAAGCTCCGGACTCGCAGCATCGTCCTCGCGGCCGCGCTGGTCGCGGTGGCGTCGCTCGCGCTCCTTGCGGCTCAGCCGGCTGCCGCCCAGAACTGCACCGAATGCTCGCCGACGCCGACACCCAGCCCGAGTTCTAGCCCCTCGCCGACCCCGACGCCTACGCCCTCACCGAGTCCTTCGCCGTCGCCGACTCCATCAACGACACCAGGGGCGAACCCGACCGTCTCCGGAGCCGACTCCAGCGGCGGCTCGATCGGCGATCTCGCCAACCAGCGCTTCAACCAGATGATCACCAACCGCGTGCTCGGCTCGGTGCTGCTCGGCGTCAACGAGCAGGTCAATTGCAGCGACTGCGTCAGCGCGTTCGGCTCGGCCGGCTCGTTTTCCGCCGGCGTCCATGGTCGCAAGGAGCTCACCGGCAATCTATCCCTGCTCACGGGCCTCGCCTACACGCAATACAATGAGGGCGGCTACCACGTCACCAGCGCGCCGATCGGCGCCTTTGCGCTGCGCTACGATTTCACCGACTGGGGGGCGTCACGCCCGTTCTTCGACATCGGCACAGTGCTCACGCCCTGGGA
This genomic interval from Bradyrhizobium sp. CB82 contains the following:
- a CDS encoding FecR family protein, which codes for MILRLPVFFPALLTAFACAASAAQAQTRVGEAVVIQNDVVRVAATATQINVGDSMLRDETVRTGADSAARFVMADSTNLSLGPSATLKLDRTVFNDEHSYRDVAISMTTGAFRFVTGHSEKAAYKITTPLATIGVRGTTLDILSQRSRSVVVLQDGAANVCTLSLQCVQLTQPGDTAIITSTGGRTTITKTSTPPWTFAATCTAAAGLCSVNQYADASPTITPAVHDDGVLCGR